From Paenibacillus graminis, a single genomic window includes:
- a CDS encoding DUF4129 domain-containing transglutaminase family protein, with the protein MIRWWNGIKSSWHHSFSLLWLMVIALQWVSYTEPFWLEVTTAAVLLTLAFAAAIEILLPVKVIYRLLLEVVAGVFLTYRMILHYGVYVRDPWLPGLRERLPDILSHMAPYIWFAFGALVLLLLSSWWVSSKPRILMFTGMNIAAFAALDSFTSSILWQEVAWTVFAGMGWLVTQHLRSFQLHYPRGWTHLLKYPFKIAINVAIIFSLVILTGVNMPEVRPTLTDPYTAWQEWNGKGSGSGSGATGTSDNGTGTASAGSTTSGYSTDDNNLGGGFNFDYSPVMTVTTDLRTYMRGETRSVYSGSGWSDDDPFARGELKGGEVGQPLEQNRASKVQTRELKQTVKILGGNAYPVLFGGLSISKVNSVNGTDSSGGLLWRSEGSELLWKSVENSRAYPREYVLTSQVPVVPIQELNKQTYEQLYGGLDIDQQYLQLPGNFPKRVRELAEKVTAQGKTPYEKTALLQQYLQQSFPYTNQPDLSRRKSKDLVESFLFEIMEGYCDYYSTALVTMARSLDIPARWVKGYAPGEQAQLPDNLAVQQGGTLVNNNYTITNADAHSWAEVYFGDYGWIPVEATPGFTAPLLAQSEDTAPQPTAAPEEEQNQPEPVEVNKGTQEQSFHPKIWIVAAAAVVILAWAGFLLWQRRFTLRFFLQRLSNGQPLSPVQKVEAETARWVRYVRRKGMLKEEHETLRESVDRWSHERPAASGNLTALLRMFERAKYSPEVIEDKDWRSVYTEALRLRKSIKSSK; encoded by the coding sequence ATGATACGCTGGTGGAATGGAATCAAATCGTCATGGCACCACTCTTTCAGCCTATTGTGGCTGATGGTCATTGCCTTGCAGTGGGTTTCCTACACGGAGCCCTTCTGGCTGGAAGTAACAACCGCCGCAGTACTGCTTACCCTGGCTTTTGCCGCAGCTATTGAAATTCTTCTACCCGTCAAAGTGATCTACCGGCTGCTGCTTGAAGTGGTTGCAGGGGTATTCCTTACCTACCGCATGATTCTGCATTATGGAGTCTATGTTCGCGATCCCTGGCTGCCGGGGCTGCGTGAGAGGCTGCCAGATATCTTGTCGCATATGGCACCGTACATCTGGTTTGCGTTTGGAGCGCTTGTTCTGCTTCTGCTGTCCTCCTGGTGGGTATCCTCCAAGCCGCGGATACTGATGTTTACCGGAATGAACATCGCGGCGTTTGCTGCGCTGGACTCTTTTACTTCTTCTATTCTATGGCAAGAGGTGGCTTGGACCGTATTTGCCGGCATGGGCTGGCTGGTCACCCAGCATTTAAGAAGCTTTCAGCTGCATTATCCGCGCGGCTGGACCCATTTGCTGAAATATCCTTTTAAAATCGCGATTAATGTAGCCATTATCTTCTCTCTAGTGATTCTTACCGGCGTAAATATGCCTGAAGTGCGGCCGACGCTGACGGACCCCTATACCGCATGGCAGGAATGGAACGGCAAGGGAAGCGGTTCGGGTTCCGGAGCCACCGGAACATCCGATAACGGAACCGGTACAGCCTCTGCAGGCAGCACCACCTCCGGGTATAGTACCGATGACAATAATCTGGGTGGGGGCTTCAACTTCGATTATTCGCCGGTAATGACTGTAACCACGGATCTGCGCACGTATATGCGCGGAGAGACCCGCAGCGTATATTCAGGCTCCGGTTGGAGTGACGACGACCCGTTCGCCAGAGGAGAGCTGAAAGGGGGCGAGGTCGGCCAGCCGCTGGAGCAGAATAGGGCCTCCAAGGTCCAGACAAGAGAGCTGAAACAGACCGTAAAGATACTGGGGGGGAATGCCTATCCGGTGCTGTTCGGGGGCCTGTCCATTTCGAAGGTCAACTCGGTGAATGGTACAGATTCCAGCGGCGGTTTGCTCTGGAGAAGCGAGGGCAGCGAACTGCTGTGGAAATCCGTGGAGAACAGCAGAGCGTATCCGAGAGAATATGTGCTGACTTCGCAGGTGCCTGTGGTTCCCATTCAGGAACTGAACAAGCAGACCTATGAGCAGCTCTATGGCGGGCTTGATATTGATCAGCAGTACCTGCAGCTTCCCGGAAACTTCCCGAAGCGGGTCAGAGAGCTGGCGGAAAAGGTTACCGCGCAGGGGAAGACCCCTTATGAAAAAACAGCGCTTCTGCAGCAATATTTGCAGCAATCGTTTCCCTACACCAATCAGCCGGATCTGTCACGGCGCAAAAGCAAAGACCTTGTCGAAAGCTTCCTGTTCGAAATTATGGAAGGCTATTGTGACTATTATTCCACTGCGCTTGTGACCATGGCCCGTTCACTGGATATTCCGGCCCGCTGGGTGAAGGGCTATGCGCCAGGCGAGCAGGCCCAGCTTCCGGACAACCTTGCCGTTCAGCAGGGAGGCACACTGGTTAACAATAACTATACGATTACCAATGCGGATGCCCATTCCTGGGCGGAGGTCTATTTTGGGGATTACGGCTGGATTCCGGTCGAGGCGACCCCGGGGTTCACGGCACCATTGCTGGCACAAAGCGAAGATACTGCGCCACAACCGACCGCCGCACCTGAAGAAGAGCAAAACCAGCCCGAACCGGTGGAAGTGAATAAGGGAACACAGGAGCAGAGCTTTCATCCGAAAATATGGATCGTGGCAGCGGCAGCGGTTGTGATCCTGGCGTGGGCAGGGTTCCTGCTCTGGCAGCGGCGGTTCACCCTGCGCTTCTTCCTGCAGCGGCTCAGCAACGGCCAGCCGCTGTCTCCGGTTCAAAAAGTTGAAGCAGAAACCGCGCGTTGGGTAAGGTATGTCCGCAGGAAGGGCATGCTGAAGGAAGAGCATGAAACGCTCCGTGAATCCGTGGACCGCTGGAGTCATGAGCGCCCTGCGGCTTCCGGCAATCTCACGGCGCTGCTGCGCATGTTCGAACGGGCCAAATACAGCCCCGAGGTTATTGAAGACAAAGACTGGCGCAGCGTGTATACTGAAGCTTTGCGGCTGCGCAAAAGCATCAAGTCAAGCAAGTGA
- a CDS encoding YqeG family HAD IIIA-type phosphatase, whose product MFERLVPKLRVNTVFDIALEELYALGYRGIITDLDNTLVGAKAPLATPELLLWFAKVKELGFKLIIVSNNNMDRVSRFATPLNIEFVHQARKPSNTPFLKAMKQMGLTPEQTIVVGDQMLTDVYGGNRLGLYTVLVLPISVKDEGIGTRFNRRVERIATTRLRKQGLWHEEDKPE is encoded by the coding sequence TTGTTTGAAAGGTTAGTACCCAAACTCCGGGTGAATACGGTATTCGATATTGCTCTTGAGGAGCTGTACGCTCTGGGCTACCGTGGCATCATTACGGATCTGGATAATACGCTGGTCGGCGCCAAAGCGCCTCTGGCGACTCCCGAGCTGCTGTTATGGTTCGCGAAGGTGAAGGAGCTTGGCTTCAAGCTCATTATCGTATCGAACAATAACATGGACCGGGTGTCACGCTTTGCCACGCCGCTTAATATTGAGTTCGTGCATCAGGCCCGCAAGCCCAGCAATACTCCATTCCTGAAAGCAATGAAACAGATGGGGCTAACGCCGGAACAGACGATTGTGGTCGGCGATCAGATGCTCACCGATGTCTACGGCGGCAACCGGCTGGGGTTGTATACGGTATTGGTATTGCCTATCTCCGTTAAGGATGAAGGGATCGGCACGAGATTCAACCGCAGGGTGGAGAGAATTGCAACGACACGGCTGCGCAAGCAAGGATTGTGGCACGAGGAGGATAAACCTGAATGA
- the yqeH gene encoding ribosome biogenesis GTPase YqeH has product MNETKRPEKCSGCGIKLQTTDKDLPGYIPGVAFEREPVICQRCFRIKNYNEASSVSVDQDEFLHLLSGVGEKNALVIHIVDLFDFEGSLISGLQRFVGNNPIILAVNKSDLLPKVTNWNKLRNWMQQRCKEHGLRTAEIVLCSAKRNQGFDRLLEAVSELRGQRDVYVVGATNVGKSTLINRLISDYSDLEQELTTSRYPGTTLDTVKIPLDDGHYIIDTPGIVYPWRYSELVERKDLGAVMPENPLKPAVYQLNEGQSLFFGGLGRFDFVKGERQSFTCYISGTLKIHRTKLERADSLYQEHRGELLSPPGTADMDKLPQWQRHEFRIGRNSQTDLFISGLGWIKVNGTGGAVVAVHVPRGIKVLTRPSLI; this is encoded by the coding sequence ATGAATGAAACGAAGCGCCCTGAGAAATGCAGCGGCTGCGGCATTAAGCTGCAGACCACGGATAAGGACCTTCCAGGCTATATTCCGGGGGTGGCATTTGAGCGGGAGCCCGTGATTTGCCAGCGCTGTTTCCGTATTAAGAACTATAATGAAGCTTCTTCCGTATCCGTGGATCAGGACGAGTTCCTGCATCTGCTGAGCGGTGTTGGCGAGAAAAATGCGCTTGTCATTCATATTGTCGATCTTTTTGACTTTGAAGGCAGCCTGATCTCCGGCCTGCAGCGGTTTGTAGGCAACAATCCGATCATTCTGGCAGTCAATAAAAGCGATTTGCTGCCCAAGGTGACGAACTGGAACAAGCTGCGCAACTGGATGCAGCAGCGCTGCAAGGAGCATGGCCTGCGGACGGCGGAGATTGTGCTCTGCAGCGCCAAGCGCAACCAGGGCTTTGACCGTCTGCTGGAGGCCGTGTCTGAGCTGCGCGGACAGCGCGATGTGTATGTGGTCGGCGCAACCAATGTCGGCAAATCCACGCTGATTAACCGGCTGATCTCCGATTACAGTGATCTGGAGCAGGAGCTGACTACCTCCCGTTATCCGGGAACCACGCTCGATACCGTCAAGATTCCTCTGGATGACGGACACTATATCATCGACACTCCCGGGATAGTATACCCTTGGCGTTACAGTGAACTGGTGGAACGCAAGGATCTGGGAGCAGTCATGCCCGAGAATCCGCTGAAGCCGGCGGTGTATCAGCTGAACGAGGGACAGTCCCTGTTCTTCGGCGGCCTGGGCCGCTTTGATTTCGTGAAGGGGGAACGCCAATCCTTCACCTGCTACATCAGCGGAACGCTGAAGATTCACCGCACGAAGCTGGAACGCGCGGATTCCCTCTATCAGGAGCACCGGGGAGAACTGTTGTCTCCGCCGGGAACCGCAGACATGGACAAGCTGCCGCAGTGGCAGCGCCACGAGTTCCGCATCGGCCGGAACAGCCAGACGGATCTGTTCATCTCCGGCCTGGGCTGGATCAAGGTGAACGGAACAGGCGGAGCAGTTGTGGCTGTTCACGTCCCGAGGGGCATTAAGGTTCTGACCCGCCCATCGCTGATCTGA
- the aroE gene encoding shikimate dehydrogenase translates to MTSANGQYWNKDILLGVMGDPIAHSKSPLMHTAALKALGIPGAYVPLHIAPGHLGEAIQAIRTLGFRGVNVTIPHKVAVMEYMDRLDDSAVAVGAVNTVVNDNGVLTGYNTDGIGYVRSLKAEAAPDLAGSRILVIGAGGAARGIIAALLLEHPAAVVIANRTEDKSKQLAEAFQAKGTVNGIGNHKIAAYIADMDIVINTTSVGMYPHIDVMPIDPGLLRQGMIVSDLIYNPLQTRLLKESLERGCRIHGGLGMFVYQGAYSLEYWTGRSAPVDIMRQTIMDCLGGGD, encoded by the coding sequence GTGACAAGTGCTAACGGCCAGTACTGGAACAAGGATATACTGCTGGGGGTAATGGGCGACCCGATCGCCCATTCCAAATCCCCGCTTATGCATACAGCGGCCTTGAAGGCGCTCGGCATTCCGGGAGCCTATGTGCCGCTGCATATTGCCCCCGGCCACTTGGGCGAAGCCATTCAGGCGATCCGTACATTGGGATTCCGCGGGGTGAATGTGACGATTCCGCATAAGGTAGCGGTGATGGAATATATGGACCGGCTGGATGACAGCGCGGTGGCTGTCGGAGCGGTCAATACGGTGGTCAACGACAATGGGGTTCTGACCGGATACAATACGGACGGAATCGGATATGTCCGCTCGCTCAAAGCGGAAGCTGCGCCGGATTTGGCAGGCTCCCGGATTCTAGTCATTGGGGCCGGCGGGGCGGCTCGGGGGATTATTGCCGCGCTGCTGCTGGAACATCCGGCGGCAGTGGTGATAGCCAACCGGACCGAGGATAAGTCGAAGCAGCTGGCGGAGGCTTTTCAGGCCAAAGGTACGGTTAACGGCATCGGAAACCATAAGATCGCGGCCTATATTGCCGATATGGATATCGTCATCAATACTACCTCCGTAGGCATGTACCCCCATATAGACGTTATGCCAATCGACCCCGGCTTGCTGCGTCAAGGCATGATCGTCAGTGATTTGATCTACAATCCGCTGCAGACCAGGCTGCTCAAGGAGAGCCTGGAGCGGGGCTGCCGGATTCACGGCGGCCTTGGCATGTTCGTCTACCAGGGAGCTTATTCGCTTGAGTACTGGACCGGCCGGAGCGCTCCGGTGGATATCATGCGGCAGACGATTATGGATTGTCTCGGCGGCGGCGACTGA
- the yhbY gene encoding ribosome assembly RNA-binding protein YhbY produces MLTGKQKRYLRSLAHHLDAVFQVGKGGVNDHLIRHIEEAIEKRELMKISVLNNNADDPKEIGAALAEQSGSELVQVIGKTIILYKESRDNKTIELPR; encoded by the coding sequence ATGTTAACTGGAAAACAAAAACGCTATCTCCGTTCGCTGGCGCATCATCTGGATGCCGTATTTCAAGTCGGCAAAGGCGGCGTCAACGATCATCTGATCCGCCATATTGAAGAGGCGATTGAAAAACGGGAGCTGATGAAGATCAGCGTGCTGAACAACAATGCGGATGATCCGAAGGAAATCGGTGCCGCTCTTGCGGAGCAGTCAGGCTCCGAGCTGGTGCAGGTCATCGGCAAGACGATCATTCTGTACAAGGAATCACGCGACAACAAAACCATCGAGCTGCCCCGCTAA
- a CDS encoding nicotinate-nucleotide adenylyltransferase: protein MRVGIMGGTFDPLHIGHMMAAETARESYALEEVWFMPSHIPPHKHEAGASGEERLAMVEGAVRDHAAFGILDLEIARGGVSYTFETITVLQEEYPEHEFFFIVGADMVQYLPKWHGIEELVRRLTFIGVGRPGTPLDLAALPGFIAEKVLLADMPLVDISSTMLRARAAEGKSIRYMVPDAVYDYVQRSGLYGTQPRSAD from the coding sequence TTGAGAGTTGGAATTATGGGAGGGACCTTTGATCCTCTTCATATCGGCCATATGATGGCAGCAGAGACTGCCAGGGAGTCCTACGCACTGGAAGAGGTATGGTTCATGCCTTCGCATATCCCGCCGCATAAGCATGAGGCCGGTGCGTCGGGCGAGGAACGGCTGGCCATGGTGGAGGGGGCTGTCAGGGATCATGCAGCTTTTGGCATTCTGGACCTCGAAATCGCCAGGGGCGGCGTATCCTATACCTTTGAAACGATTACCGTGCTGCAGGAGGAATACCCGGAGCATGAATTTTTTTTCATCGTGGGTGCGGACATGGTCCAGTATCTGCCAAAGTGGCACGGAATTGAAGAGCTGGTACGGCGTCTGACCTTTATTGGGGTAGGACGTCCAGGCACTCCGCTGGATCTTGCGGCATTGCCCGGCTTTATTGCCGAGAAGGTGCTGCTGGCCGACATGCCGCTCGTAGATATCTCTTCAACGATGCTGAGGGCCAGGGCGGCTGAAGGCAAGTCTATTCGCTATATGGTGCCGGATGCTGTATATGATTATGTTCAAAGGAGTGGATTGTATGGCACTCAGCCGCGAAGCGCTGATTGA
- the yqeK gene encoding bis(5'-nucleosyl)-tetraphosphatase (symmetrical) YqeK, which translates to MALSREALIEAVSAQMPDKRWKHTLGVMETSVKLAERYGGDPARAETAAILHDVAKYWPVERMKEIIVENGLSTELLNYDKQLWHAEVGAFVAGNEYGITDPEVLDAIRYHTSGRENMGLLEKIVCLADYIEPGRDFPGVDNIRKLSKASLEEGLVAGFDSTISLLLQKRQIVFPLTVLARNDLVRIMEDKI; encoded by the coding sequence ATGGCACTCAGCCGCGAAGCGCTGATTGAAGCCGTCTCCGCACAGATGCCCGACAAACGCTGGAAGCACACACTGGGCGTGATGGAGACATCGGTGAAGCTCGCAGAACGTTACGGCGGTGATCCCGCCCGTGCCGAAACGGCGGCGATTCTGCATGATGTGGCCAAATACTGGCCTGTCGAACGAATGAAGGAGATTATTGTGGAAAACGGGCTGTCCACCGAGCTGCTGAACTATGACAAGCAGCTGTGGCATGCGGAGGTGGGCGCTTTTGTAGCCGGGAATGAATATGGGATTACCGATCCTGAGGTGTTGGATGCTATAAGGTACCATACCTCCGGGCGCGAGAACATGGGCCTGCTGGAGAAGATCGTATGTCTCGCTGATTATATTGAACCGGGGCGGGATTTTCCGGGAGTAGATAATATCCGCAAGCTGTCCAAGGCAAGTCTCGAAGAAGGACTGGTGGCTGGATTCGACTCCACGATCAGTCTTCTGCTGCAGAAGCGGCAGATTGTATTCCCGCTGACCGTATTGGCACGCAATGACTTAGTAAGAATAATGGAGGATAAAATATGA
- the rsfS gene encoding ribosome silencing factor translates to MSVESSKLLQLALKAADDKKAMNVVALDLRSVSPISDYFVICHGNSDTQVQAIATEVRKVVHEAGGVIRGIEGMDAARWVLMDLGDVIVHVFHRDEREYYNIERLWSDAKVVETV, encoded by the coding sequence ATGAGTGTTGAATCAAGCAAGCTTCTGCAGTTGGCCCTTAAGGCCGCTGATGATAAAAAAGCAATGAATGTGGTCGCGCTTGACCTGCGCAGCGTTTCACCGATCAGTGACTATTTCGTCATCTGCCACGGGAATTCCGATACACAGGTGCAGGCTATTGCCACAGAAGTACGCAAGGTAGTTCATGAAGCCGGCGGCGTCATCCGCGGCATTGAAGGCATGGATGCAGCCCGCTGGGTCCTGATGGATCTGGGAGATGTGATTGTGCATGTCTTCCACCGCGATGAGCGGGAATATTACAACATCGAGCGTCTGTGGTCCGACGCCAAGGTTGTGGAAACCGTATGA
- a CDS encoding CvfB family protein — protein MSLIAGTTVTLEVLREVSPYGYFLGAGDQDVMLHYTELVGSKPKIGDKVEVFIFFDTEDRLAATMKKPFLTLGEMALLEVADIHPRLGCFLEMGLGRQLLLPIRELPELIELRPQVGDKVYVLMEHDKQGRLRAKLAGEQELAPLALPAPASWMGQTVKARVYKPLQMGTFVLVDGGVLGFGIIGMVHSSERSRLLRLGEEFEARVSHIREDGRVNLSMSQRKEIGMDVDSAALLDFLNERPGGAMPYSDATPPEIIKQRFGISKSAFKRALGKLMKEGLVTQKENWTYLARSEEAEADQGPSKDNGGSES, from the coding sequence ATGAGCCTGATTGCCGGAACTACAGTTACATTGGAAGTCTTGCGTGAGGTGTCCCCTTACGGATACTTCCTTGGCGCCGGTGACCAGGACGTCATGCTGCATTATACGGAACTTGTTGGCAGCAAGCCTAAGATTGGAGACAAGGTGGAAGTATTCATCTTCTTCGATACGGAAGACCGCCTGGCGGCGACAATGAAGAAGCCGTTCCTGACCCTGGGTGAGATGGCCCTCTTAGAGGTGGCGGATATTCACCCCCGTCTGGGCTGCTTCCTGGAGATGGGCCTGGGACGGCAGCTGCTGCTGCCGATCCGTGAGCTGCCGGAGCTGATTGAGCTGCGTCCGCAGGTAGGCGACAAGGTATATGTGCTCATGGAGCATGACAAGCAGGGACGCCTGCGCGCCAAGCTGGCCGGGGAGCAGGAGCTAGCTCCGCTTGCCCTCCCTGCGCCTGCTTCCTGGATGGGGCAGACGGTGAAGGCCCGGGTATACAAGCCGCTGCAGATGGGTACCTTTGTGCTTGTGGACGGCGGTGTGCTGGGCTTCGGAATCATCGGCATGGTCCACTCCTCCGAACGCAGCCGCCTGCTGCGGCTCGGCGAGGAGTTCGAGGCCCGTGTCTCCCATATCCGTGAAGACGGACGGGTGAATCTGTCCATGTCCCAGCGTAAGGAAATCGGCATGGATGTTGACTCCGCAGCGCTGCTGGACTTCCTGAATGAACGTCCGGGCGGAGCGATGCCGTATTCGGATGCTACACCGCCGGAGATTATCAAGCAGCGGTTTGGCATCAGCAAGTCGGCATTCAAGCGTGCCCTTGGCAAGCTGATGAAGGAAGGCCTAGTTACCCAAAAGGAGAATTGGACCTATCTGGCCCGCAGCGAAGAGGCTGAAGCGGATCAGGGACCGTCCAAGGACAATGGAGGGTCTGAATCATAA
- a CDS encoding class I SAM-dependent DNA methyltransferase: protein MSSYGKFAYVYDELMADMPYPDWLAFAEAAWSKYGKPLTVAELGCGTGSITIPLAASGYHMTGIDLSSDMLSVAQMKMERHPQGRRFLREGSVRWVRQNMKEWELPEPVDSVISFCDCLNYVLEEQDIRSVFECTFAGLKTGGTFLFDVHHPNTLIRYEEEQPFVLDEPAVSYIWTCEMDVPRREIEHHLSIFAREEGEGGLYRRFEETHIQRAYDPEWMTEELRKAGFSEVKVYADFEWVEADDSAGRLFYVAVK, encoded by the coding sequence GTGTCTTCCTATGGGAAATTTGCATATGTGTACGATGAGCTGATGGCGGATATGCCGTATCCGGATTGGCTGGCCTTTGCGGAGGCGGCGTGGAGCAAATACGGCAAGCCCCTGACGGTAGCAGAGCTGGGATGCGGAACCGGTAGCATCACCATTCCGCTCGCGGCCTCCGGCTATCACATGACGGGGATTGACCTGTCTTCGGATATGCTCTCCGTGGCACAGATGAAGATGGAGCGCCATCCGCAGGGGCGGCGTTTTCTGCGTGAGGGCAGTGTGCGCTGGGTTCGGCAGAACATGAAGGAATGGGAGCTGCCGGAACCGGTCGATTCGGTCATCTCCTTTTGCGATTGCCTGAATTATGTGCTGGAAGAGCAGGATATCCGCTCTGTATTTGAATGCACCTTTGCCGGGCTTAAGACCGGAGGCACCTTCCTGTTCGATGTGCATCATCCGAATACACTCATCCGTTATGAGGAAGAGCAGCCGTTTGTGCTGGATGAGCCTGCGGTATCGTATATCTGGACTTGTGAAATGGATGTTCCGCGCCGGGAGATTGAGCATCATCTGTCAATCTTCGCCCGTGAAGAGGGAGAGGGCGGCCTGTACCGCCGTTTTGAGGAAACGCATATCCAGCGGGCCTATGACCCGGAATGGATGACAGAAGAGCTGCGGAAGGCAGGCTTCAGCGAAGTGAAGGTCTATGCCGATTTTGAGTGGGTGGAGGCCGACGACAGCGCCGGACGGCTGTTCTATGTAGCGGTGAAATAA
- a CDS encoding ArsR/SmtB family transcription factor, with protein sequence MIYIKDLMSGIDIFKALSSEIRIQILELLATNQALNLNEIAKKLNLSNGAITMHIKKLEESGLIEINTSVGKHGIQKVCYLNKDKLMVDLRSKETDNLYEVEIQVGHYSNYHAVPTCGLATKDSIIGDFDEPRYFADPQRIDSEIIWMAEGFLEYRIPNYLKANQSFREIQFSMEIGSEAPGFSDNYPSDLYFYVNGIEIGFWTSPGDFGAARGTFNPDWWPPHLNQYGMLKLIRINNEGSFIDGCRISDITLDDIKLDYKSELTFRIAVTDKPVNKRGLTIYGKHFGNYSQDLLARVLYDVHEVEEAAGLTSTRAD encoded by the coding sequence ATGATTTATATTAAAGATCTAATGAGCGGGATTGATATCTTCAAAGCACTCAGCTCGGAGATCCGGATTCAAATTCTGGAGCTGCTCGCCACCAATCAGGCCCTCAATCTCAATGAAATTGCCAAGAAGCTGAATCTCAGCAACGGAGCCATCACTATGCACATCAAGAAGCTGGAGGAAAGCGGCCTGATCGAGATTAATACCTCCGTAGGCAAGCATGGTATCCAGAAGGTGTGCTATTTGAATAAGGATAAGCTAATGGTGGATCTGCGGAGCAAGGAGACTGACAATCTCTATGAGGTCGAAATCCAGGTCGGACATTACAGCAACTACCACGCAGTTCCCACCTGCGGCCTGGCTACTAAGGACAGTATCATTGGCGACTTTGATGAACCGCGCTATTTCGCCGACCCCCAGCGGATTGATTCCGAAATCATCTGGATGGCTGAAGGCTTTCTGGAATACCGGATCCCGAACTACCTGAAGGCGAATCAGAGCTTCCGCGAAATTCAGTTCTCCATGGAGATTGGTTCGGAGGCTCCCGGATTCAGCGACAACTATCCTTCAGATTTGTATTTTTATGTGAACGGCATCGAGATTGGCTTTTGGACCAGTCCCGGTGATTTCGGCGCTGCCCGCGGCACCTTCAACCCTGACTGGTGGCCTCCTCACCTTAACCAGTACGGCATGCTCAAGCTTATCCGCATCAATAATGAAGGAAGCTTCATCGATGGCTGCCGCATCTCGGATATTACCCTCGACGATATCAAGCTGGATTACAAAAGCGAGCTGACCTTCCGCATTGCCGTCACCGACAAACCGGTCAACAAACGCGGACTGACCATTTACGGCAAGCATTTCGGCAATTACAGCCAGGACCTGCTGGCCCGTGTGCTCTACGATGTGCACGAGGTCGAAGAAGCCGCCGGTCTCACTTCAACCCGCGCGGACTAA
- a CDS encoding extracellular solute-binding protein has product MLSTLLAGCGEDNSKTITFWTPLTGDDGAYMDQLVKDYNATNPEIKVKHVITSDMYTKLSTVLNSGKGVPDLTIIHADRVPGYVKQGALEPMTAVTAAQPEIKQENYLPQAWSTGTIDGTQYTVPLDIHSNVMYYNKDLLKKYNAESFLDDNVVTIDEMLSLQGKLAEGDYVVNDALLGWVILGQIQDLGGDIQENGKPAVNTPVMKQAFENVKKINDAGLMTPFGEDGYLMFQSGNVLFSTDGTWSSTAHAGVEGLNFGVTNVYSPTADKFTNRSSSHLFSMMKNKDRSEEKVAGIGNFLEFIRENSIEWAKAGQIVASKQVNESPDFKNYMQSFFTSSEKEIESLYIYTYEYYPYIAEAVDTYCGDIVRGNVDIDETLQTMQKFVEDKIAEGTGGAAK; this is encoded by the coding sequence ATGTTATCAACGTTATTGGCGGGTTGCGGGGAAGACAACTCCAAGACGATTACATTCTGGACTCCGCTAACCGGTGATGACGGCGCTTATATGGATCAGCTTGTAAAGGATTACAATGCCACTAATCCGGAGATTAAAGTAAAGCATGTAATCACCTCTGATATGTACACTAAGCTCTCCACCGTACTTAACTCGGGCAAAGGTGTTCCGGACTTGACTATTATTCATGCTGACCGTGTCCCGGGGTATGTCAAGCAGGGGGCGCTTGAGCCCATGACAGCGGTAACAGCCGCCCAGCCTGAGATCAAACAGGAGAATTATCTGCCGCAGGCCTGGTCAACAGGCACAATTGACGGCACTCAATATACGGTACCTCTTGATATCCACAGTAATGTTATGTACTACAATAAGGATTTGCTTAAGAAATACAATGCCGAATCTTTTCTAGACGATAATGTGGTGACGATTGATGAAATGCTCTCTCTGCAAGGGAAATTGGCTGAAGGGGATTATGTCGTTAATGATGCGCTTCTGGGCTGGGTCATTCTTGGGCAGATTCAGGACCTCGGCGGAGATATTCAGGAGAATGGCAAACCTGCCGTCAACACTCCGGTGATGAAGCAGGCCTTTGAGAATGTGAAAAAGATTAACGATGCGGGCTTGATGACGCCATTTGGCGAAGACGGATACCTGATGTTCCAATCCGGGAACGTATTGTTCTCCACGGACGGGACCTGGAGCTCTACGGCACATGCCGGGGTGGAAGGGTTGAATTTCGGCGTAACTAATGTATATTCGCCAACAGCAGACAAATTCACCAACAGATCGTCCTCCCACCTGTTCTCGATGATGAAGAATAAAGACAGATCTGAAGAAAAGGTAGCGGGCATCGGCAATTTCCTGGAGTTCATCCGTGAGAATTCAATCGAGTGGGCTAAAGCGGGACAGATCGTAGCCAGTAAGCAAGTCAATGAAAGTCCTGATTTCAAAAACTATATGCAATCCTTCTTCACCTCCAGTGAAAAAGAAATTGAATCCCTTTACATTTACACTTATGAATATTATCCGTATATTGCGGAAGCCGTAGATACGTATTGCGGGGATATTGTGCGCGGCAACGTGGATATTGATGAAACCCTCCAGACGATGCAGAAATTTGTGGAGGATAAAATCGCCGAAGGAACGGGCGGAGCAGCGAAGTAA